From Triticum aestivum cultivar Chinese Spring chromosome 4A, IWGSC CS RefSeq v2.1, whole genome shotgun sequence, a single genomic window includes:
- the LOC123087114 gene encoding protein CASP: MDPSPAQAAAAERDRSPPPPPPPPPSSSASPLAAVCSFWKDFDLEKERSGLDEQGLKIAENQETSQKNRRRLAENTRDFKKASPDDKLSLFNSLLKSYQEEVDNLTKRAKFGENAFLNIYQKLYEAPDPYPALASMSDQDQKLSELETENRKMKLELEEYRAESAHLKNQQATIRRLEERNRQLEQQMEEKVREMVEMKQRSLAEDSQKTLEALKDRERALQDQLRQATESVKNMQKLHESAQSQLFELRTQSEEDRTAKEAEVSLLMDEVERAQSRLVSLEREKGDLRSQLQTTNEDTSNNSDYVDPSDILESSLNAKEKIISELNAELRNIESTLSSEKEMHVNEVKKLTALLSEKETAITELKKELQERPTTRLVDDLKKKVQILQAVGYNSIEAEDWELATNGEEMSKLEALLLDKNRKMEHELTQLKVKISEKSSLLEEAGRKIAELTSKVEEQQKLILKLEDDILKGCSSTDRRSSLLNDWDLQEIGSNEVSEGTDPRNSSPDQDQSSMLKVICNQRDRFRTRLRETEEELRRLKEKYEMLAVELEKTKADNVQLYGKIRYVQDYSHEKIVSRGPKKYAEDIESGSSDVETKYKKMYEDDINPFAAFSRKEKDQRYKELGIRDKITLSSGRFLLGNKFARTFIFFYTIGLHLLVFTLLYRMSALSYLSITPAHDEIILDAGNQTLSHMP; the protein is encoded by the exons ATGGACCCCTCGCCGGCCCAGGCGGCCGCGGCGGAGCGcgaccgctcgccgccgccgccccctcccccgcccccgtCCTCCTCCGCGTCGCCTCTCGCCGCCGTCTGCAGCTTCTGGAAAG ACTTCGATTTGGAGAAAGAAAGAAGTGGGTTGGATGAGCAGGGTTTAAAGATTGCGGAGAATCAAGAGACGAGCCAGAAGAACCGACGTAGACTTGCTGAGAATACTCGGGACTTCAAGAAGGCATCTCCAGATGACAAGCTTAGTTTGTTCAACTCATTGCTTAAGAGTTACCAGGAGGAAGTTGACAATCTCACAAAGAGAGCAAAGTTTGGAGAAAATGCATTTCTCAACATCTATCAGAAGCTCTATGAAGCCCCTGATCCATATCCAGCTCTTGCTTCTATGTCT GATCAAGACCAGAAACTATCTGAACTGGAGACTGAAAACCGGAAGATGAAACTTGAGCTTGAAGAATACCGGGCGGAATCTGCGCACCTAAAGAACCAACAGGCGACGATTAGGCGACTTGAGGAGCGAAACCGCCAACTAGAACAACAG ATGGAAGAAAAAGTTAGAGAGATGGTTGAAATGAAACAGCGAAGCTTGGCAGAAGATAGTCAGAAAACTCTCGAAGCCCTGAAAGATAG GGAACGGGCGTTGCAGGACCAACTAAGGCAAGCTACAGAAAGTGTCAAGAATATGCAGAAGTTACATGAATCGGCACAAAGCCAATTGTTTGAGCTTCGTACTCAATCAG AGGAGGACCGGACAGCAAAGGAAGCTGAAGTGAGCCTTCTGATGGATGAAGTTGAACGCGCTCAATCACGATTAGTTAGCCTTGAGAGAGAAAAG GGGGATTTACGGTCTCAGTTGCAGACAACAAATGAAGACACAAGTAATAATAG TGATTACGTGGACCCAAGTGATATACTTGAGAGTTCTTTGAATGCCAAGGAGAAGATTATATCAGAGTTGAATGCAGAACTGCGTAACATTGAAAGTACTTTATCAAGTGAGAAAGAAATGCATGTGAATGAAGTAAAGAAGTTGACTGCTTTACTCAGTGAGAAG GAAACTGCGATAACGGAGTTGAagaaagaacttcaagaaagacctACGACTAGACTAGTTGATGATCTCAAGAAAAAGGTTCAGATTTTGCAG GCTGTTGGGTACAACTCAATTGAAGCTGAAGACTGGGAGCTAGCAACTAATGGTGAAGAAATGAGCAAACTGGAAGCTTTGCTTCTTGATAAGAACCGCAAAATGGAGCATGAACTTACACAGTTGAAG GTTAAAATATCAGAGAAGTCAAGTCTTCTTGAGGAAGCCGGGAGAAAGATCGCTGAACTAACTTCAAAGGTTGAAGAGCAGCAAAAATTGATTCTGAAACTTGAGGATGACATATTAAAG GGCTGCAGTTCAACTGATAGGAGGAGTTCTCTTTTGAATGATTGGGATCTTCAAGAAATAGGCTCAAATGAAGTATCGGAG GGTACTGATCCAAGGAATTCATCACCAGACCAAGATCAAAGTTCCATGCTCAAGGTCATCTGCAATCAGAGGGACCGTTTCCGTACACGATTACGTGAAACCGAAGAG GAACTGAGGAGATTAAAAGAGAAGTATGAAATGCTAGCTGTAGAATTGGAAAAAACAAAAGCTGATAATGTTCAATTGTACGGAAAGATTCGATACGTCCAGGACTACAGTCATGAGAAGATTGTTTCTAGAGGACCAAAGAAG TACGCAGAAGATATTGAAAGTGGTTCTTCAGATGTTGAAACAAAGTACAAGAAAATGTACGAGGATGACATAAATCCTTTTGCAGCTTTCTCGAGGAAG GAAAAGGATCAAAGATACAAGGAACTTGGTATAAGAGATAAGATCACTCTCAGTAGTGGCCGTTTTCTCCTCGGTAACAA ATTTGCCCGGACATTTATATTCTTCTACACTATTGGATTGCATCTCCTTGTGTTCACACTGCTGTACAGAATGTCAGCTTTGAGCTATCTGAG CATAACACCTGCACATGATGAGATCATCCTCGACGCTGGCAATCAGACACTATCGCATATGCCCTGA
- the LOC100037565 gene encoding 14-3-3-like protein A — MSTAEATREENVYMAKLAEQAERYEEMVEFMEKVAKTADVGELTVEERNLLSVAYKNVIGARRASWRIISSIEQKEESRGNEAYVASIKEYRTRIETELSKICDGILKLLDSHLVPSATAAESKVFYLKMKGDYHRYLAEFKAGAERKEAAENTLVAYKSAQDIALADLPTTHPIRLGLALNFSVFYYEILNSPDRACNLAKQAFDEAIAELDSLGEESYKDSTLIMQLLRDNLTLWTSDNAEEGGDEIKEAASKPEGEGH; from the exons ATGTCTACCGCTGAGGCAACCCGTGAGGAGAATGTGTACATGGCCAAGCTTGCCGAGCAGGCTGAGCGTTACGAAGAAATGGTTGAGTTCATGGAGAAGGTGGCAAAGACCGCTGATGTTGGTGAGCTCACTGTTGAGGAGCGCAACCTGCTCTCTGTTGCTTACAAGAATGTGATTGGTGCCCGGAGGGCTTCCTGGAGGATCATCTCCTCCATTGAGCAGAAGGAGGAGAGCCGTGGGAACGAGGCCTATGTTGCTTCAATCAAGGAGTACCGTACCAGGATTGAAACTGAGCTCAGCAAGATCTGTGATGGCATCCTCAAGCTTCTGGACTCCCACCTTGTCCCCTCTGCCACTGCAGCAGAGTCCAAGGTGTTCTATCTGAAAATGAAGGGTGACTACCACAG GTACCTTGCGGAGTTCAAGGCAGGCGCTGAGAGGAAAGAAGCAGCTGAGAACACTCTTGTAGCATACAAGTCAGCCCAG GACATCGCGCTTGCTGACTTGCCTACCACCCACCCGATAAGGCTTGGACTTGCACTCAACTTCTCAGTGTTCTACTATGAGATCCTGAACTCTCCAGACCGTGCTTGCAACCTTGCCAAGCAG GCATTTGATGAAGCTATTGCTGAGCTGGACTCCCTCGGCGAGGAATCCTACAAGGACAGCACcttgatcatgcaacttcttcgtGACAACTTGACTCTCTGGACCTCCGATAACGCA GAGGAGGGTGGTGATGAGATCAAGGAAGCCGCCTCAAAGCCTGAGGGAGAGGGGCACTGA